cagccattttgtaaaccAGGTGTAGGTATTCACAAGAGAGTGGATCATTTCTGCGTGGAAGTCACTCTCTGCAGCTCTGCTCATGTTTGAGTCTCTCACTGCTGACATGTGCCCAGTCTTCGACTTTCCTTTCAGGAGCACTTCCTCTTCCTTGTGTCACCtactttcttcatttttaattccTCCTTTGTACTCAGGACGAATTGTGTATGGGTCCCCTTGTATAAGCCATGCACCCTTATCATGACTGGGTTCCCCCCCAGGTTCAGCTCCAACAGTCTCTGCTCCTCCCTTCCCTCTTCTCTTTTCGCTTCCCAcctgtattgttgttgtttctgtcaAGAACTCAAATAAATGCTCAGTCAAAAACCAAAATACCTTTGAACCGATGAGCGAATTTCTTTCTCAAGAATTtttgactgaaggaaaaaaatgctgaagaAAGGGCACTTTTATCATTCTGAGAAGAAGACAGGTACGCAGCTCCGCCCTTTTTTCAATGCTGAAAAATGACACCCCCCGCTCTCATATTTTTATCGATTCAGCTACTGCTGGGGAGCTACATTAGGGAGGCCCTTCCCTTGGTCGTCGTGGGCCATCATTTTCTACTCTTGGGTTAGATTTTTCTGTATGACCAGGAAAGAAAAGCCCCTGCTTCCTTGCACTGATGACAAAAATGAggcaaagagagagaaagaaaacacagttGTGCTGCTTCAATCTAAACTTTCATTTTGCTAACAGATAAATCACATGATAACAGAAGAAGACAGACGACAGGCGACAGAAGAACTGCATAACGGGCTACATATTGCAAGGGGtcattttgaaattaaattacTTTGAAGTAGATGAATGTCATTCTTTCAAAATGCAGTATATGTTGAGGTGATGCTTCATCTAGTTGAGCTGTTGTAATGCAAATTTCTGAAAGCCGTTCCTCAACATTCCTGACTGTCCGGTCAACAAGTCAGCGATGCAGGATCTCTGGAATTCTGTCTGTGGAAATAATTATCAGAAATATGAATATTACCATGAAACTTGAGGTGATGTCTTCACTTTCATTCAGGACAAATACTGCTTTGGTCATAACAGCGCATAATAATCTGTCAACTCTTAAAACTGGAATGAACATTACACAGCAGTGAGTATGAAGCAAATGTTTGACATGCTTTAAGAGGAATTGCCTTCAAGAGATGGTTGAAGACAGGGTCGTCTGGCTATACAGGACTGACCCTTGAAAGAGGAGGGGTAAAGGTAAGGTGCATTTGTGAGGAGGACCCTCCCACTAACTCAGCAGACCTTAAAAAGCCAGCGGGAAGCAGCTCCAGAGTCAGTGGGACTTCATTCTCCTCTTCACACCTCTgttctcaacagcagcagccttcAAGCTCTCCAAGATGATGACCGTCAGGAAGTCGTACTCTGTCTCTGGTGGCAGCACCAAGAAGTCTCTGGCCGGCCCAGTGGGCAGCAACTCCGTCAAGAGCAGGACGAGCTACGGTGTTGGCTCCGGCTTCAGTGGAGGCTCCAGCTACGGCTCCGGCTCCAGCTTTAGCATGTCTTCCAGCGCTGGTGGATTTGGCAATGCAGGAGGTGCCTTTGTTGGACCCCAAATTACTGCTGTCCAAGTGAACCAGAGCCTCCTGGCCCCTCTGAACCTGAGTATTGACCCCCACATCCAGACCGTCAGGACCCAGGAGAAAGACCAGATCAAGTCTTTGAACAACCGTTTTGCATCCTTCATTGACAAGGTTGGTCACTCAACTCTCCATGTCTAAAGTAACTGGGGACAGAATTCTAGAAAAGTGAACTGCTGCTCTTGTGGTAGCTGTTGTTCATTTCAGGAATGTATTGTGTTGACATTTCAAATCTTCTTTGGTCCTGTGTTTCCAAAGGTGCgtttcctggagcagcagaacaaaatGCTGGAGACCAAATGGAAGCTTCTTCAGGAGCAGACCACCCCCCACTCCAACATTGACTCCATGTTTGAGGCCTATACTGCCAACCTGCGCATGCAGCTGGATGGCTTGGGCAACGAGAGGGCCAGGctggacggagagctgaggaacaCGCAAGTCATCGTGGAGGACTTCAAGAGAAAGTGAGCCTTTGAAGAATTTGAACAACTATCAAAGAAGAGGAGCGCTAAGAATGTCTATGTGTCGACAGGTATGAAGATGAGATCAACAAACGTGCCGGAGCAGAGAATGAGTTTGTGCTGATGAAGAAGGTAGGACTCAAACAGTGATGACCAGGAAGCTGCTGGACCTCAGATGAATACAATGTTCATTGAAAATCATGTTTCAATTCAGGAGGTGGATGCTGCTTTCCTCTACAAGGTGGAGCTGGAAGCCAAGGCTGATGCTCTTCAGGATGAAATCAACTTCCTCAGGGCTGTCTACGAGGCTGTAAGGAACCAATGGgacactgctgttttgtttgtgtccagATGCATGTTGATCACAGTGGATCTTTCATTGACTCCCTCTTTGACCCCAGGAGCTTCGTGAGCTTCAGGCACAGATCAAAGACGTGTCTGCTGTTGTGGAGATGGACAACAGCCGCAACCTGGACATGGACTCCATCGTCGCTGAAGTGCGTGCTCAGTATGAGGACATCGCCAACCGCAGCAAGGCCGAGGCAGAGACCTGGTACAAGCAGAAGGTGTGGTGTCAATTCAAGTCCAGAATGATCTGCACTTGGACCTGCACTGAGGCTTAAATCCCTGTGTTGAACCTTTAGTTTGAGGAGATGCAGTCCTCTGCTGGTCAGTATGGCGAGGACCTTCGCACCACCAAGATTGAGATTGCTGAGCTCAACCGCATGATCGCCCGCCTCACCAATGAGATTGAAGCCATCAAAGGACAGGTACAGCAGGACCACTCATCCTTGACACTGTAGCTGTGTGGAGGCCGTCTCTGGACCTTGTGGCTCACATTGTTTTCAGAGGGCAGGACTTGAGGCTCAGATCGCTGAGGCTGAGGAGCGTGGGGAGCTGGCCGTGAGGGACGCCAAGCTGCGCATCAAGGACCTTGAAGACGCTCTGCAGCGAGCCAAGCAGGATATGGCCCGCCAGGTCCGGGAATACCAGGAGCTGATGAACGTCAAGCTCGCTCTGGACATTGAAATCGCCACCTACAGGAAGCTGCTGGAAGGAGAGGAGACCAGGTGTGTGGAATGTTTTGAATGACCACAGCGcaatgaacaaatgaaactctAACAAAACATGACTCCAATATTAGACTGGCAAGTGGAGGGGCCAACGCCACCGTCCGTGTGCAGCAGTCGTCTGGAAGAGGTGGTAAGTCACTCAGTGACAGCAGGCGTCTCTCACCCGAGCTGCATTAGTCAACGTTGACGAGAACTCTGTGTTTGGTCTGATGCAGGATCATCCAGCTCCACTGGCTATGGCCTTTCTGGGAGCAGCTTGGGAGGTGGATCTGCTTATGGAGCATCTATTACCaagtcatcatcagcatcaaccCACTCAATGAGAATCTATTAAA
Above is a window of Synchiropus splendidus isolate RoL2022-P1 chromosome 6, RoL_Sspl_1.0, whole genome shotgun sequence DNA encoding:
- the LOC128760309 gene encoding keratin, type II cytoskeletal 8-like, which produces MMTVRKSYSVSGGSTKKSLAGPVGSNSVKSRTSYGVGSGFSGGSSYGSGSSFSMSSSAGGFGNAGGAFVGPQITAVQVNQSLLAPLNLSIDPHIQTVRTQEKDQIKSLNNRFASFIDKVRFLEQQNKMLETKWKLLQEQTTPHSNIDSMFEAYTANLRMQLDGLGNERARLDGELRNTQVIVEDFKRKYEDEINKRAGAENEFVLMKKEVDAAFLYKVELEAKADALQDEINFLRAVYEAELRELQAQIKDVSAVVEMDNSRNLDMDSIVAEVRAQYEDIANRSKAEAETWYKQKFEEMQSSAGQYGEDLRTTKIEIAELNRMIARLTNEIEAIKGQRAGLEAQIAEAEERGELAVRDAKLRIKDLEDALQRAKQDMARQVREYQELMNVKLALDIEIATYRKLLEGEETRLASGGANATVRVQQSSGRGGSSSSTGYGLSGSSLGGGSAYGASITKSSSASTHSMRIY